In Chryseobacterium gleum, a single genomic region encodes these proteins:
- a CDS encoding TerD family protein, with protein sequence MAINLQKGQRENINAPKFTVGLGWDINNTSTGTAFDLDASLFLLGEDKKLISDNHFIFYNNLESPDKSVIHTGDNLTGEGAGDDEQIKIDLTKIDNAVKEITVVVTIHEADSRKQNFGQVRNSFIRIFNTDTNEEILKYELDEDFSIETAVEFGRIYNRNGEWKFEAVGAGQREGLEKFVSIYQK encoded by the coding sequence ATGGCTATTAACTTACAAAAAGGACAAAGAGAAAATATCAACGCACCTAAATTTACTGTAGGTTTAGGATGGGATATCAATAATACTTCTACAGGAACGGCTTTCGATCTTGATGCCTCATTATTTTTGCTAGGAGAGGACAAAAAATTAATTTCAGATAATCATTTCATTTTCTATAATAACCTTGAGTCTCCGGACAAGTCTGTAATCCACACGGGAGATAATCTTACAGGAGAAGGAGCAGGTGATGATGAGCAGATCAAGATTGATCTTACAAAAATTGATAATGCGGTCAAAGAAATTACAGTAGTGGTAACAATTCATGAAGCAGATTCAAGAAAGCAAAACTTTGGGCAGGTAAGAAATTCTTTCATCAGAATTTTTAATACAGATACGAATGAAGAGATCTTAAAATATGAATTAGACGAAGATTTCTCCATCGAAACCGCTGTAGAATTCGGAAGAATCTACAACAGAAACGGAGAATGGAAATTTGAGGCTGTAGGGGCAGGCCAAAGAGAGGGCCTTGAGAAATTTGTATCAATTTATCAGAAGTAA
- a CDS encoding toxic anion resistance protein, with product MDNQENQPIDPLGSIEPLKTFEPTPMVPPTPSQPVQNAAPGVLVDREGNVNLTQLQSEERQKYEVLANSIDETNPGSIVNFGADLQKTLSNQSDSFLGNVRRSNSGEVGGLINDLLVELNYVDVDELNGNKVKSFLSKLPFMKKVMTQVENLFAKYDKIINNIEQISYKVNAGMITSTKDNAVLQTIFESNVNSIKQIEELVIAGNIRMERAAGELAVMEANPQNYQDYQIADKRDFIARLDRRMADLKVVRVIMMQSLPQIRLVQNNNVSIAEKAQTILTTTLPVWKNQLSLAVAMYRQQQNIEIQQKVSSTTEEILRKNAERLGQNSVNVARANEQTIVSVETLRETTSMLINTLNEVKQIQKQGADNRRKLDQDLQTLEHELKANVRG from the coding sequence ATGGACAATCAGGAAAATCAACCCATAGATCCGCTAGGATCAATAGAGCCTCTTAAAACCTTTGAACCAACTCCAATGGTTCCTCCAACTCCTTCTCAGCCTGTTCAAAATGCAGCGCCGGGAGTTCTTGTGGACAGAGAGGGAAATGTAAACCTGACGCAGCTGCAGTCAGAAGAACGCCAGAAATATGAAGTTCTTGCCAATTCTATTGATGAGACCAATCCGGGTTCCATCGTAAATTTCGGAGCTGATCTTCAGAAAACATTATCCAACCAGAGTGACAGCTTCCTGGGGAATGTAAGAAGATCAAACTCAGGAGAAGTAGGAGGGCTTATCAATGACCTTTTGGTGGAGCTTAATTATGTAGATGTAGACGAGCTTAACGGAAATAAAGTGAAAAGCTTCCTGAGCAAATTACCATTTATGAAAAAGGTAATGACTCAGGTGGAAAATCTTTTTGCAAAATATGATAAGATCATCAATAATATTGAGCAGATCTCGTATAAAGTAAATGCAGGAATGATCACGTCTACAAAAGACAATGCTGTGCTTCAGACTATTTTTGAAAGCAATGTGAATTCTATTAAGCAGATTGAAGAGCTTGTCATTGCAGGAAATATCAGAATGGAAAGAGCTGCAGGCGAGCTTGCTGTAATGGAAGCCAATCCGCAGAATTATCAGGATTATCAGATTGCGGATAAGAGAGATTTCATTGCAAGATTAGACAGAAGAATGGCTGACCTTAAAGTGGTGCGTGTGATTATGATGCAATCACTTCCGCAGATCAGGCTGGTACAAAATAACAACGTATCAATTGCTGAAAAAGCTCAGACGATCCTTACCACTACACTTCCGGTCTGGAAAAATCAGCTTTCGCTAGCTGTGGCAATGTACAGACAGCAGCAGAATATTGAAATTCAGCAAAAAGTATCTTCTACTACTGAAGAAATCTTAAGAAAGAATGCGGAGCGTCTAGGCCAGAATTCTGTGAATGTTGCCAGAGCAAACGAGCAGACTATCGTATCTGTGGAAACTTTGAGAGAAACAACATCAATGCTGATCAATACATTGAATGAAGTGAAGCAAATCCAGAAACAGGGTGCAGATAACAGGAGAAAACTGGATCAGGATCTTCAGACATTGGAGCATGAACTTAAAGCGAATGTCAGAGGTTAA
- a CDS encoding TerD family protein, which yields MAINLQKGQRINLKKENGAVLSQACVGINWGAIVKKGFFGTKKEAVDLDGSCILYDSNKNVTEVIYFGNLKSKNGSVRHSGDDLTGDVDGDDGLDNEVITVDFSNLEPNVEHVAMVLNSYRGQDFGTIPFASIRIYEGTPTNVREVFAKYDIANDASFKGHVAMVMGVFYKRNGEWKFNAIGDPTADKKLEQTIQTVQMNYL from the coding sequence ATGGCTATCAACTTACAAAAAGGTCAGAGAATTAACCTTAAAAAAGAAAATGGAGCTGTACTATCCCAGGCTTGCGTAGGAATCAACTGGGGAGCAATTGTAAAGAAAGGATTTTTCGGAACTAAAAAAGAAGCAGTAGACCTGGACGGAAGCTGTATTTTATATGATTCAAACAAAAACGTTACGGAAGTTATCTATTTTGGAAATCTTAAATCCAAAAACGGTTCTGTAAGACACAGTGGAGATGACCTTACCGGTGATGTAGACGGCGATGACGGATTGGATAACGAGGTGATTACGGTAGACTTCAGTAATCTGGAACCCAATGTAGAGCATGTGGCAATGGTGCTGAACAGCTACAGAGGTCAGGATTTCGGAACTATTCCTTTTGCTTCTATCCGTATTTATGAAGGGACACCTACTAATGTAAGAGAAGTTTTTGCAAAATATGATATTGCAAACGATGCTTCTTTCAAAGGGCATGTCGCTATGGTAATGGGAGTTTTCTATAAGAGAAACGGAGAATGGAAATTCAATGCTATCGGAGACCCTACAGCTGACAAAAAACTGGAGCAGACAATCCAGACGGTACAGATGAATTATCTATAA
- a CDS encoding TerC/Alx family metal homeostasis membrane protein, with the protein MEHQSILELHPGLVWGFAVTVVIMLLLDLGVFNKKSHEVSSKEATIWSVVWISLSMVFSGVVYWVFNTDGSPESNALAVEKFTQYQAAYWIEKALSVDNLFVFILVFGFFKVPKYLHHKVLFWGIIGALIFRAIFIFAGVGLINLTYLPEMNIFGEAVKINVVMTLFGLFLVYAGIKSWGDGGDDEDEDYSNTAGARLIKSFWKVSDNYDGDKFFTIQNGIKMATPLLVVVGVIEFTDVLFAVDSIPAIFAISNDPFILYTSNIFAILGLRSLYFLLANFIHMFSKLPYGLAIILSFIGVKMLIAPWIHIPSPVSLGIVGGVLVISVLLSIIFPEKEEEKKEELEEK; encoded by the coding sequence GTGGAACATCAAAGTATTTTAGAACTGCACCCTGGTCTGGTGTGGGGATTTGCAGTAACAGTCGTTATCATGCTGCTCCTGGACTTAGGGGTATTTAACAAGAAAAGTCACGAAGTATCTTCCAAAGAAGCCACCATATGGTCAGTTGTATGGATCTCACTTTCTATGGTATTTTCAGGAGTGGTATATTGGGTATTCAATACCGATGGAAGCCCTGAAAGCAATGCTCTGGCAGTAGAAAAATTCACACAATATCAGGCTGCTTACTGGATTGAAAAAGCGCTCTCGGTGGATAACTTATTTGTCTTTATCCTGGTTTTTGGTTTCTTCAAGGTTCCGAAATACCTTCATCATAAGGTCCTTTTCTGGGGAATCATCGGTGCACTGATCTTCAGGGCCATATTTATATTTGCGGGAGTAGGATTGATTAATCTTACCTATCTTCCTGAAATGAATATCTTTGGGGAAGCAGTAAAAATCAACGTTGTAATGACACTGTTCGGATTATTCCTTGTTTATGCAGGGATCAAATCATGGGGAGACGGTGGCGATGATGAAGATGAAGACTACAGCAATACAGCAGGTGCAAGACTGATCAAAAGCTTCTGGAAAGTTTCCGATAACTATGACGGAGATAAATTCTTCACCATTCAGAACGGAATCAAAATGGCGACTCCTCTTTTAGTGGTAGTAGGGGTTATCGAATTTACAGACGTTCTTTTCGCTGTAGACTCTATTCCTGCGATCTTTGCGATTTCAAATGATCCGTTTATCCTTTATACATCAAATATTTTTGCCATTCTGGGATTAAGATCATTATACTTCCTGCTGGCAAACTTTATTCACATGTTCAGCAAACTTCCATACGGATTGGCGATTATCCTGTCCTTTATTGGAGTTAAAATGTTGATTGCACCTTGGATTCATATTCCGTCTCCGGTTTCATTGGGAATTGTAGGGGGAGTGCTGGTAATCTCAGTTCTTTTATCCATCATCTTCCCTGAAAAAGAAGAAGAGAAGAAAGAAGAATTAGAAGAAAAATAA
- a CDS encoding TetR/AcrR family transcriptional regulator: MKSPRERIIETTFQLFTRQGYNSTGINQIISEAEVAKASFYQHFKSKEDLCVEFLNVRHQYWFHELNSFLSKEKNPKSKLIKAFDFLVYMNAKENFRGCSFLNILSEIPMDNLKILSVIQSHKADLRNFFLELLNNDELSDHIYMLFESSIIESQLFKSNELIEKSKKIVTNLIQ; this comes from the coding sequence ATGAAATCTCCAAGAGAAAGAATCATAGAAACCACATTTCAATTGTTTACCAGACAAGGATACAATTCTACCGGTATCAACCAGATTATTTCCGAAGCAGAAGTAGCCAAAGCAAGTTTTTATCAGCATTTTAAATCCAAGGAAGACCTGTGTGTGGAATTTCTGAATGTAAGACATCAATATTGGTTTCATGAACTCAATAGTTTTTTATCAAAAGAAAAAAATCCAAAATCTAAACTCATCAAAGCTTTTGATTTTCTGGTGTACATGAATGCTAAGGAAAACTTCCGGGGTTGCAGTTTCCTGAATATTTTATCGGAAATTCCCATGGATAATCTCAAAATCCTTAGTGTTATCCAATCCCATAAAGCAGATCTCAGGAACTTCTTTTTAGAATTGCTTAATAATGATGAGCTTTCCGATCATATTTACATGCTTTTTGAGAGCAGCATTATAGAAAGCCAGCTTTTCAAATCCAATGAATTGATTGAAAAATCAAAAAAAATAGTTACCAATCTAATACAGTAA
- a CDS encoding DUF1348 family protein, translating to MEQKHPLPPFTLETALEKIQLAEDAWNSQDPEKVSKAYTIDSEWRNRDTFVNGREEIVTFLQKKWEKELHYKLKKEYWAHTDNRIAVRFEYEYQTKEGNWFRAYGNENWEFDENGLMAKRYASINDLAIKEEERKFR from the coding sequence ATGGAACAGAAACATCCGCTTCCGCCTTTCACTCTTGAAACGGCACTTGAAAAAATTCAGTTGGCAGAAGATGCCTGGAACAGTCAGGATCCCGAAAAGGTTTCCAAAGCATATACTATTGACAGTGAATGGAGAAACAGAGATACCTTTGTAAATGGAAGAGAAGAAATCGTAACATTTCTTCAGAAAAAATGGGAAAAAGAACTTCATTATAAGCTTAAGAAAGAATATTGGGCACACACAGACAATCGTATTGCTGTCCGCTTTGAATATGAATATCAGACCAAAGAGGGAAACTGGTTCAGGGCTTATGGAAATGAAAACTGGGAGTTCGATGAAAACGGCCTGATGGCAAAAAGATATGCAAGCATCAATGATCTGGCAATCAAAGAAGAAGAAAGAAAATTCAGATAA
- a CDS encoding FKBP-type peptidyl-prolyl cis-trans isomerase, producing MNKIFNLLIVKGMIVFMGILDFKLPFSHFHLSTLKRLIFVKNYNMGVADMLFKRKKELAEKNLKDGKEYMEEYGKRESVVQLPSGLQYEIITEGDGPKPGPKSTVKCHYHGTTISGKVFDSSVKRGTPASFPLNRVISGWTEALQLMSVGSKWRLIIPPHLAYGDQEISKEIGPNSTLVFEVELLDIK from the coding sequence ATGAATAAGATATTTAACTTACTGATTGTTAAAGGTATGATTGTTTTTATGGGAATTTTGGATTTTAAACTTCCATTCTCTCATTTCCATCTTTCAACCCTAAAAAGACTTATCTTTGTAAAAAATTATAATATGGGAGTAGCAGATATGTTATTTAAACGTAAAAAAGAATTGGCAGAAAAGAACCTGAAAGACGGTAAAGAATATATGGAAGAGTATGGTAAAAGAGAAAGTGTAGTACAGTTACCAAGCGGCTTGCAATATGAAATCATTACAGAAGGTGACGGTCCGAAACCAGGTCCTAAGTCTACTGTAAAATGCCACTATCACGGAACAACTATTTCCGGGAAAGTATTCGACAGTTCCGTGAAAAGAGGAACTCCGGCGTCTTTCCCTTTGAACAGAGTAATTTCAGGATGGACGGAAGCTCTTCAGTTAATGTCTGTTGGCAGTAAATGGAGACTGATTATTCCTCCACACTTAGCGTATGGAGATCAGGAAATCAGCAAAGAGATCGGGCCAAACAGTACCCTTGTTTTCGAAGTTGAATTGCTGGATATTAAGTAA
- a CDS encoding Rrf2 family transcriptional regulator, giving the protein MNNTRFATAVHIMTLLAKSPQEWLTSDWMAGSINVNPVIVRKEISVLREAGLIISRQGKEGGSQLAKNADMITISEIYKAVKNTEVLGKKNQNPNPACSVGKEINIHLNTLFEETDHLVINFLGDKSLQEFTDQFE; this is encoded by the coding sequence ATGAACAATACAAGATTTGCTACGGCAGTACATATAATGACATTATTGGCAAAGAGTCCTCAGGAGTGGCTTACTTCAGATTGGATGGCCGGTAGTATCAATGTGAATCCGGTGATCGTCCGAAAGGAGATCAGCGTATTGAGAGAAGCAGGTCTGATTATCAGCAGACAGGGAAAAGAAGGAGGAAGTCAGCTTGCAAAAAATGCAGATATGATCACAATTTCTGAGATCTATAAAGCAGTTAAAAATACGGAAGTATTAGGAAAGAAAAATCAGAATCCCAATCCCGCATGCAGTGTCGGGAAGGAAATAAATATTCATTTAAATACCTTATTTGAGGAAACAGATCATTTGGTTATCAATTTTTTAGGAGACAAATCATTACAGGAATTTACCGATCAGTTCGAATAA
- a CDS encoding NAD(P)-dependent oxidoreductase, translating to MKKVAVIGATGFVGSHVVTELAERGYAVEALVRDASKVKTQENVTAKSVDVNNVDALAEVLKGNDAVISTFNAGWTNPNLYNDFLNGSQNIEKAVEQSGVKRLIVVGGAGSLYTPDNVQIVDTPDFPEAYKPGATAARDYLNKIKENNTLDWTFFSPAIEMNQANVGERTGKYRTSLETPVFDENGRSRLSVEDVAVALVDELEQNNHIRERFTAAY from the coding sequence ATGAAAAAAGTAGCAGTAATTGGTGCAACAGGATTTGTAGGATCACATGTAGTAACAGAATTGGCAGAAAGAGGATATGCTGTAGAAGCATTGGTAAGAGATGCATCGAAGGTAAAAACACAGGAAAATGTAACCGCTAAAAGTGTTGACGTAAACAATGTAGATGCATTAGCTGAAGTACTGAAGGGGAATGATGCTGTAATCAGTACATTTAATGCAGGATGGACAAATCCTAATCTTTACAACGACTTCTTAAACGGTTCTCAGAACATTGAGAAAGCAGTAGAACAGTCAGGCGTAAAAAGACTGATTGTAGTAGGTGGAGCGGGAAGCCTTTACACACCGGATAACGTTCAGATTGTAGATACTCCGGACTTCCCTGAAGCTTACAAGCCCGGTGCAACAGCAGCAAGAGATTATTTAAATAAAATCAAAGAAAATAACACGTTGGATTGGACATTCTTCAGTCCTGCAATTGAAATGAATCAGGCTAATGTAGGAGAAAGAACAGGGAAATACAGAACTTCACTGGAAACTCCGGTATTTGATGAAAACGGAAGAAGCCGTCTGTCTGTAGAAGATGTAGCAGTAGCTCTGGTAGATGAATTAGAACAGAACAACCACATCCGTGAACGTTTCACAGCAGCTTACTAA